The Chroicocephalus ridibundus unplaced genomic scaffold, bChrRid1.1 SCAFFOLD_372, whole genome shotgun sequence genome has a window encoding:
- the LOC134509456 gene encoding uncharacterized protein LOC134509456 has protein sequence MLLALLGSRPPPEPFPFPLPPPEPLPTPTLSPDAGYDLYYEGERVTVVCSAPTARNIAGFRLFNQTGQQIDLRRPFRLPVARFHLAATKTSAGAYTCLYFVEESGREIPSDRSLPFTVKVRAAPAAPTLSLIPQEPLYRYGNDVQLLCSIPSSPAYVKEIQYYADFGFAVSIPVLPNVRNSTYHLRLTAETPSGSYSCAYFVVRSNRPVRSRRSPWIDVTVKGRQISSMRQLLLGGSFFALNGLVFCFSRLLAKRRGLEEGRRGP, from the exons ATGCTCCTGGCGCTGCTGG GTTCCCGCCCGCCCCCCgaaccttttcctttccctcttcctcccccggAGCCTCTGCCCACCCCCACGCTCTCCCCGGACGCCGGCTACGACTTGTATTACGAAGGCGAACGCGTCACCGTCGTCTGCTCGGCTCCCACCGCCAGGAACATCGCCGGCTTCCGCCTCTTCAACCAAACCGGGCAACAGATCGACCTGCGAAGGCCTTTCCGCCTCCCCGTCGCCCGCTTCCACCTGGCGGCCACCAAAACCTCCGCCGGGGCTTACACCTGCCTCTATTTCGTGGAGGAATCCGGGCGTGAAATTCCTTCCGACCGGAGCCTTCCTTTCACCGTGAAGGTCCGGG ctgctCCCGCGGCCCCAACGTTATCCCTGATTCCTCAGGAGCCGCTTTACAGATACGGGAACGACGTCCAACTGCTCTGctccatcccctcctctcccgCCTACGTCAAAGAAATCCAATACTACGCGGATTTCGGATTTGCCGTCTCCATCCCGGTGCTGCCGAACGTCCGGAATTCCACCTACCACCTCCGGCTGACGGCAGAGACGCCATCCGGGTCCTACAGTTGCGCTTATTTCGTCGTACGGTCCAACCGTCCCGTCCGCTCCCGACGGAGCCCCTGGATCGACGTCACGGTGAAAG GCCGCCAGATCAGCTCGATGCGGCAGCTCCTGCTCGGCGGGTCCTTCTTCGCCCTCAACGGCCTCGTCTTCTGCTTCTCCCGCCTCCTGGCCAAGAGACGAG GTCTGGAAGAGGGACGCCGGGGGCCatga
- the LOC134509455 gene encoding aurora kinase C-like translates to MSQKENVNPGLAKCGALTPLAPQRVPRKDPPTSDAPNRRGGPCPGAGRVPLEPPSTLPPPAPPVRTFSLEDFEVGRPLGKGKFGNVYLARERGSGLLVALKVLFKSQVEKEGVEHQLRREIEIQAHLRHPNILRLYNYFHDRRRVFLILEFAPRGELYKELQRCQRLDAPRTATLMEELADALLYCHGRKVIHRDIKPENLLLGLKGELKIADFGWSVHAPSLRRRTLCGTLDYLPPEMVAGGGHDEKVDLWCLGVLCYELLVGSPPFESPSHAQTYKRIAQVDLRFPPSVPEGARDLISRLLRLSPGQRLPLRGVLQHPWVRANSRRALPPSAR, encoded by the exons atgtcGCAGAAGGAGAACGTGAATCCCGGCCTGGCCaag TGTGGGGCGCTGacccccctggccccacagcggGTGCCCCGGAAGGACCCCCCCACCTCGGACGCCCCCAACCGGAGGGGGGGACCCTG cccaggcgcCGGGCGGGtgcccctggagccccccagcaccctgccccccccggccccccccgt CCGCACCTTCTCCCTGGAGGACTTCGAGGTGGGGCGGCCCCTGGGCAAGGGCAAGTTCGGGAACGTGTACCTGGCCCGGGAGCGGGGCtcggggctgctggtggccctgAAGGTGCTGTTCAAGTCCcaggtggagaaggagggggtggAGCACCAGCTGCGCAGGGAGATCGAGATCCAGGCGCACCTccg GCACCCCAACATCCTGCGTCTCTACAACTACTTCCACGACCGGCGCCGCGTCTTCCTCATCCTGGAGTTCGCCCCCCGGGGGGAGCTCTACAAGGAGCTGCAGCGCTGCCAGCGCCTGGACGCCCCCCGCACCGCCACG CTGATGGAGGAGCTGGCGGACGCGCTGCTCTACTGCCACGGCCGGAAGGTGATTCACCGCGACATCAAACCCGAGaacctgctgctggggctcaagGGGGAGCTGAAAATCGCCGACTTCGGGTGGTCCGTCCACGCCCCCTCCCTCCG gcgGCGCACGCTGTGCGGGACACTGGACTACCTGCCCCCCGAGAtggtggccggggggggccaCGACGAGAAGGTGGATCTGTGGTGCCTGGGGGTGCTCTGCTAcgagctgctggtggggagccccccCTTCGAGAGCCCCTCCCACGCCCAGACCTACAAGCGCATCGCCCAG GTGGACCTGCGCTTCCCCCCCTCGGTGCCGGAGGGCGCCCGCGATCTCATCTCGCGGCTGCTGCGGCTCAGCCCCGGGCAGCGCCTGCCCCTGCGGGGGGTCCTGCAGCACCCCTGGGTCCGGGCCAACTCCCGCCGCGCCCTGCCCCCCAGCGCCCGCTga